The Lycium barbarum isolate Lr01 chromosome 10, ASM1917538v2, whole genome shotgun sequence genome includes a region encoding these proteins:
- the LOC132614378 gene encoding lignin-forming anionic peroxidase-like yields MSISTNSFAAIAAIFSLLLLSSMQCHAQLSSTFYDRTCPNALNTIRKSVRQAMSRERRMAASLIRLHFHDCFVQGCDASILLDETPTIVSEKTALPNLGSVRGFGIIEDAKRELEKTCPGTVSCADILAVAARDASTFVGGPSWAVKLGRRDSTTANHTLAETDLPGPFDPLDRIISGFANKGLSTRDMVALSGAHSIGQAQCFLFRDRIYSNGTDIDAGFASTRRRRCPQEDQNGNLAPLDLVTPNQLDNNYFKNLRQRKGLLQSDQVLLSGGSTDNIVTEYSNNRRAFASDFAAAMIRMGDISPLTGQNGIIRTVCGSIN; encoded by the exons ATGAGTATTTCAACCAACTCTTTTGCAGCCATTGCTGCCATTTTTTCTCTTCTCCTCCTCTCCAGCATGCAATGTCATGCACAACTTTCCTCCACATTCTATGACCGCACTTGCCCTAATGCTCTTAACACGATCCGTAAAAGTGTTAGACAAGCTATGTCACGTGAACGTCGCATGGCTGCATCCCTCATCCGCCTTCATTTCCATGATTGTTTTGTCCAG ggttgtgacGCTTCTATCTTACTTGATGAGACCCCTACGATTGTTAGTGAGAAGACTGCCTTGCCAAATCTTGGATCAGTTAGAGGCTTCGGTATTATAGAAGATGCAAAAAGGGAGCTTGAGAAAACATGTCCAGGAACTGTATCATGTGCAGACATACTTGCAGTTGCCGCTAGGGATGCATCGACTTTT GTTGGCGGTCCATCATGGGCAGTGAAACTCGGAAGAAGAGATTCAACCACTGCAAATCATACTCTTGCAGAAACTGATCTCCCTGGTCCTTTTGATCCTCTTGATAGGATTATTTCTGGCTTTGCGAACAAAGGCCTTAGCACAAGGGACATGGTTGCTTTATCAG GAGCACATTCAATTGGTCAAGCACAGTGCTTCCTTTTCCGTGATAGGATTTACAGCAATGGAACAGACATTGATGCTGGGTTTGCTAGCACTAGAAGACGCCGCTGTCCTCAAGAAGACCAAAATGGAAATCTAGCTCCCCTTGATTTGGTTACGCCCAATCAATTGGATAACAATTATTTCAAGAACTTGAGACAAAGAAAAGGTCTTCTTCAATCAGATCAAGTTCTTTTGAGTGGAGGATCCACCGATAACATTGTTACTGAATATAGCAACAACCGTCGAGCATTTGCTTCTGATTTTGCTGCTGCCATGATTAGAATGGGAGATATTAGTCCCCTAACTGGTCAAAATGGAATCATAAGAACCGTATGTGGCTCTATAAATTGA